GAGAGGCTCAGGTGGCCCTGGCCTTGTTCCGCCGCTCCTCGGCAAAGCTCACGACCACCAGCAGCAGCGTCCCCAGCACCACGCAGATGTCCGCGACGTTGAAGATGGGGAAGTGTCCAGCGTTCAGCGCCTGGGTGACCGCGCTGAGCAGCGGCGAGTAGAACATGTCCGTCACCCGGCCCTGGGTCAGCCCGTCAACGCTGTTGCCGATGGCTCCGGCGGCAATCATCGCCAGCAGCACAGACAGGAAGCGCGGCTGGGGCCGCAGGACGAGGTACACCAGAATCCCTACCCCGACGGCCAGCCGCACGAGGGCCAGCGGCACAGCCGACCCCGAGAAGAGGCTCCAGGCGGCGCCCGTATTAAAGGTGAGTTGCCAGCTCAGCAGGCCGGGAACAAAGGGGATGGGCGTCGCCCCCTCTGTCAGGTTCGCCAGCGCCCACGCCTTGAGTGCCTGATCGGCGAGGATCAGCAACGCGGCGATCAGCAGCGGAACCCAGACGGGAAAGGCACGCGGGCGGCGAAGCAGGGTGGGCACGCCGCGCAGTATGCCGGATGAAGGTGCGCGTCTTCTCTCCACTTACATTGTCCGCCCGCGCCCCGGCCAGAATGAACCCTATGGCGAACGTGGAATCCTTCGACCTTGACCACACCAGAGTGCAGGCTCCCTATGTGCGGCTGGCCGGAATCAAGCGCACCCCCAGCGGCGACGCGATCAGCAAGTACGACCTGCGCCTGCTTCAGCCCAATCAGGGCGCCATTGACCCGGCCGCCATCCACACGCTGGAGCACCTGCTCGCGGGCTACCTGCGCGACCACCTGACCGACGTGGTGGACGTGTCCCCGATGGGTTGCCGCACCGGCATGTATATGGCGGTCATCGGCGAGCCGAACGAGGAGGGCGTTCTCCGTGCCTTCGAGCAGGCCCTGCGGGATGTGGAGGCCCACGACCGTCCCATTCCAGGGGTCAGCGAATTGGAGTGCGGCAACTACCGCGACC
This Deinococcus sp. HSC-46F16 DNA region includes the following protein-coding sequences:
- a CDS encoding S-ribosylhomocysteine lyase encodes the protein MANVESFDLDHTRVQAPYVRLAGIKRTPSGDAISKYDLRLLQPNQGAIDPAAIHTLEHLLAGYLRDHLTDVVDVSPMGCRTGMYMAVIGEPNEEGVLRAFEQALRDVEAHDRPIPGVSELECGNYRDHDLGAARQHARDALSQGLKVQETILLAR
- the lspA gene encoding signal peptidase II, encoding MPTLLRRPRAFPVWVPLLIAALLILADQALKAWALANLTEGATPIPFVPGLLSWQLTFNTGAAWSLFSGSAVPLALVRLAVGVGILVYLVLRPQPRFLSVLLAMIAAGAIGNSVDGLTQGRVTDMFYSPLLSAVTQALNAGHFPIFNVADICVVLGTLLLVVVSFAEERRNKARAT